The DNA segment GGGTCCCAGTGGGGGTCGTCGCAGCCATCACACCGTTCAACGTACCGCTGGCCCTGGCAGCCCACAAGCTCGCACCGGCGCTTGCAGCAGGGAACAGTGTGCTCTTCAAGCCGACGACGGCCACGCCGCTCGCAGACCTGGAACTGGTCCGGGCGCTGGTGGACGCGGGACTCCCGCCGGACGCGATCAATGCCGTCACGGGACGTGGTTCGACGGTGGGGGACGCCATCGTCTCGGCGCCGCAGGTGCGCATGATCACCTTCACGGGGAGCCGCGAGGTCGGCCGGAGTCTCACATCCAGAGCCGGGTTCAAGAAGCTCACCATGGAACTCGGGGGCAACGCCCCCTGCGTGGTCCGGCCATCCGCAGATGTCTCCCGCGCAGCCGGGGCGATCGTACGGGGCGGCTACGCCATTGCGGGTCAGAACTGCATCTCGGTTCAGCGGGTGCTCGCACATTCTGCGGTCTACGCCCCGTTGATCGACGAGGTTGCGGATCGAGTCAAGAAGCTCCGGAGCGGAGATCCGCTCGATGAAGCGACGGACATGGGTCCGGTCATCAACGGGGCCGAGGCTGAGCGCATCGAAGAGTGGATCCAAGAGGCCGTGGGGAAGGGTGCCCGGCTGGTTACCGGGGGCCACCGGGAGGGGACGCTGGTCGAACCGACCGTCCTGGCTGACGTACCGCTCGACTGCCGCGTTTCCACCGAGGAGCTCTTTGGCCCGGTCGTCGCGTTCTACCGGGTCGACGACCTCGAAGAGATCGTCAGGATCGCCAACGGGGTGGACTACGGCCTTCAGTCTGGCATATTCACCCAGGACGTCGACGAGGCCTTCTGGCTGGCCCGACGGCTTGACGCCGGAGGCGTCTGGATCAACGACGTCTCCACGTTCCGCGTTGACTTCATGCCCTACGGCGGGATGAAGGGAAGCGGTTACGGACGGGAAGGTGTCCGGTTTGCGATGGAGGAGATGACCGAGATCAAGGTAATTGCCTGGCGTCTCAGGGCTCCGCAGATGTGAGGGGGTGATGGGAACCTAGCCAGTGCTAGAAACCTGAAGCGTCGTGGCTTCGTTGACGTTCGGACGGAACGTGATTCTCGACGGCGAGTTCGTACAAGAGGGAGGGATAGTTGAATGCGTCGTACCCCCATGGGGTGGATGGTCCTTACGCTCGCCCTATGCCTCAATCTCTCCTCCGTCGTCACTGCCCAGA comes from the Limnochorda pilosa genome and includes:
- a CDS encoding aldehyde dehydrogenase family protein: MSAAEDLADDLAGRRTQRARRAGLLEMFIGGRWTSSGEQVDVRSPYDGRVVGRVPLAGSSDVERAIASAVRGTAVMRDLPAHERSAILKRTGERLMERLDAIADLLSREVGKTIREARAEVQRSAGLFSWAAEEAKRLSGETIPFDAAPGAEDRIGFFLRVPVGVVAAITPFNVPLALAAHKLAPALAAGNSVLFKPTTATPLADLELVRALVDAGLPPDAINAVTGRGSTVGDAIVSAPQVRMITFTGSREVGRSLTSRAGFKKLTMELGGNAPCVVRPSADVSRAAGAIVRGGYAIAGQNCISVQRVLAHSAVYAPLIDEVADRVKKLRSGDPLDEATDMGPVINGAEAERIEEWIQEAVGKGARLVTGGHREGTLVEPTVLADVPLDCRVSTEELFGPVVAFYRVDDLEEIVRIANGVDYGLQSGIFTQDVDEAFWLARRLDAGGVWINDVSTFRVDFMPYGGMKGSGYGREGVRFAMEEMTEIKVIAWRLRAPQM